In Cryptomeria japonica chromosome 5, Sugi_1.0, whole genome shotgun sequence, the genomic window ttTGAAAAATCATCACTATAATGAGACTTCAACTGTTAAGATCATTATGCCATGTCTCCAAAATGTTTCTGGTAATCTCCACATGAGTCTTTGTCTATCCAGCAAGAtcctccattgcatcaattgtgctcatcttcGGTGTTGCAAGGATAGCTTCAGTTTCCTTGTAATCTCTCTGGAATATTTCCACCTTGGGTATCACTTAAGTTTGTAATTCTTGCAGTGACCTTGTCCTTTTGACCTGTTCATGCTCATATACTTTTAGCTTATGCTGAAGTTCAACAATAGGTCATCCAAAACTAATTGTAGATTCATTAAGAGGCTTAAATGACTCACTAAGAACCTCAAGttccttctcttcttcctcctttttcttctttaaATCAACACAAAATAGCGAAAACTTAGAAACAGTAGAGAGGATATTACCTCTGATTTCAAGGGCCTCCTTTAAGTAATCCTTGTTGACAATAAGAGcaactttccctttatcaatttcaCTCATCAATTTCTCTGATCTCTTCTTCATGTATTCTTTCTCAACACTAGCATAGGCTGCATCCTCAAATGATTTAATCTTCTCTTCGGCATCAACTACCAATTGACCAAGCTTATCAAAATGAGTGGAAAAGTTATCAGTATCAGTCCGATAGGATACTTAACAAAATCTCAACTACACTTCTTATTGTCTCTGCCTCCTTCTGCTACTCCTTTATCCTCTTCTTTTGTGCTCGAGATTGCATGACTGTGGAAATATTCATCAACTCAATAGCACTCAAATAATCCATTTCTAGGGGTCCTTGGATGcttaatgcatcatcatcttcttcatcaatgatCTTCTTTTTGGAATCAAGTGACAGTGGTGTGACCTTAGGCTTTGTATCCTttgttttcttctcctcttcacatTTCTTCTCCTCTATTTTTTCCTCTACTTTCTCCTCATGTTTCTCCTATTCCTTCTCCTTATTATTATCTTTCTCCTTGACTTCCTCACTGGCCTTTACCAATGGCGGTTGTGTATCAACAGTCTGATTATGTATCggtggctcctcatccttcttttcttctccatctttcttttcttcctattcCTATTTCTGCTCATGTTATTCAGACATTTGAACATAAACATCATATACATCTATATTATCAGCAGTATTATCAACATTATCACTGGTGCCATCATTAGTGAAGACAAATGTTTGATTTTGTACATTAACCATTTGATCATCTACTAGTTGTTCTCCCATCACTATATCATCTAGTTCAAGATCAGTTGTTTCAACtttctctggttcatcttcctcatctctttcctcttcaataggaaTCAACCCCAATGACTTCCTTATTGAAATTTTGCTCTTTGTGGACTGATTGGGTTTCTCCAATAAGTATTCTAGTCAATCTTTTCTTTGATCTGAAGGAAGATCTTGCATTTAACAAAAAATCATCTAGTTCCTCCTTGGTTGCCTCCGGTTGAAGATTCTTAAGTATATATTAAACAAATTCTCTATCTTATTTCATAGTAGCTTGTCATCTAGCATTAATATTGTTGTATAGAGAATTGGGAATCTGCCCTTGGAGCTCAATAAGGGCCTTGCTATATTTGTTCATCATGTAAACAACTACATCCTCTATCTTCCTTTGTTCATCTTCATTAAACATTTCATAGGGTTTCTTTACCCCTTTCAATAAaccatactctttaatgtttataattaaattttcaagaggtgaaAGTTCTATTACCAGTTTCTTTGAAGATTTCCCAGTTGATTTACTAGCAACCTTAGGATTTTTGACACTAGACCTTAgggctttcttttcttcctcagatTCAGTTGTTTCTTCATCATCAACTACCAGTTTTTGTACTTGTTGCTTCTTTTTTTACCTGTTATAAACTATGCAGCAGGTGGATTAACAATGTTTCCTTTTCTCCAGAACTGAATCTTTGAAGGTTTCTCCTTCTTTAGTTCTGTCGGTTTCTCTTTCCTTGTTGATCCTTGTTTCTCCTTCTTAACAGCTCCTGATTTTTCTTTCTTTGCAGCTTTCTCTTTACCAGCTCTTGTCTCCATACCGGTGGAGGTACCAATGGGTACACTTGATATTCCATCATGTTGAGAAGCATGTTTTCCTATCACTtcaacaatctattcctttgtgAATTCCTCTTTCTTAGCAAAGGCTTCCACTTCCTTTCTAATTTTCTTCACAATAATCAGTTTTTGAAGTTTAGAATGCACTTGTAAGGATTTTTCTTTGTAAGTGCCAAACCTTTCTACTGTTTTATCAACTGGTTAGCCAAGCAAATGATCAGCATATGCAATCAGAGGACCTTTTTCTACTTCTTACCCCATCGGCATAGCCCATGTAGTTTGGGGCTCTACAGCTTCCATCATGCAAGTGTTAGTATCAACCATAAAACATATAGTGTTCTCATACTAGCTTACAACTTCTTCCagtatcctttcccttgcatgcattttcttttgaaaatatttaaaatatcccTATGCAATCTTATCAAAAGAACTACCAAGCATGCTATTCTTTATTTGCATAAATGCAGGTGTGCCTTCAATCCATTGAATATGACCAATACCATGGAaacaattctaaaaataaaagaatagaccaataaTCAATTGCCCAAATTTGAACTTTAACCTCTTGGCCTTCTTGATGACTTCCAGGCTCAGCATAAGTTGACTTTTTAATGCCTCTGACAATTCATAGtcaacatcctcttttatcatctaaTAGGCAGTGTGAATAGCAACAACAGGGATGTTATTCATCCTACTAGAGTAGTAGATCCGATAATCAATAACCATGGAAGCATATTTTACTACCAAATCATTGATGTTGTTTACACTCATTGCTCTGCCATCCCATTTAGATCCTATtaaattttctacatcattcttacGAATGGTTCAGAGAATAGGGACCTCATCGGTGGCACAAAATCTGGTGATTGCGTCAATGACTTCCATAGAAATCTTATGTCATTGATCGAGCCACATGAACTGATCATATATCCTTCTATGCACAaatctcacaagttcatcatcaaaatcatcaatggtaTTCAATGCATGATGAAACCCTTTATCGGTAACTTTCTTGAACTATTCTTTCAATCTACCATTCTTATCACAAAATGGTCTAAATTGATCAAAAATAGTAGCCATACCCATATCTTCCAATTTGCAATGATAAAATgacctaacatcttcaacatgaaAGACACCATAGGGAACTCCGAATAAGGCTCTGGCGGGATCAATTTCCTCAAATTTAAATAGTTGCCTTTTAAATTCAGGTTGTGGCCTATCGATAACATTGACAAGATGTGGTGTGTCCATTTTTTAGGGATTTAAACTTCAAAAATAGATAACAAGATTCTTGGATTAATACCTTTTATCGCTTCCACACCTAGAGTTCCAACCACCGGCTAAGCTTTCTCACACCGATTATCGATTCGCAGATCACTTTCAATCTCCTTAAATCTCTGTCAACAGGTTAGATGCTTATACCACAAGCTCTTCTCTACTCTATTCACTCTCCAAATGCTCATAAGAATTcaatgtgacaaataacattcaaaaagttccttttattttcccattatctactgcattaaatgctattAGAATatcatttaataaaataatacatacTACCAATTGCCAAAGATACATCATTCATCCCAGttatcatccaaaaatacttcataACATCAAAAAAGTAACAAAATATATAGATCAAAATTATTGCACTTCATCCAAGGGTTCATCTAAAGATCTGACAATAATCTCTCCCCAAGTTGTTTAAACAACTTAGTTTATTGatgaaggattctccacactaggtgaagaattataCTTAGATGGTTTATCACCACTCTTCTTCTTTCAGATTATATTCATCTCAACTCTGATTTCCTCAACATtaactttcttcttcccttttcgGTCAGTAGATAGATTTACTAGTTGGTTCTTCTTTACtttgcaaaacttagcaatgtgtctgaATTGATGACAATGATAATaagccataccagatgctctccaaggtcctgcattgcctctaccagtcctttATCTACAGTtaatagccacatgtccataattgtTATAGATTGTGCAAACCACAATCATTCTTTTATCCATCTCATAGGGGCTAGACTGGTTAGTATAGGGTCTCAGTAAAGTAGGATTTCTCCGGTCAttaaaattccttctccaatcaccaccaGATCTTTAATTAATACGAGGTGTTGGATTATTTTCTCCATGcctgcattcaatagatctatgtccatacattttacatGTGTAAAAATATCCATTTAAGTTTCTAGGAACATATcttgtattaggtctataaccagtattagAATCAGATCTACTTCTGCAAACATTAGCACTATGTCCCcgtttatgacaattgaaacaaataGCGTTATATGATTTCTTACCAGTGGGTTTATGAATCTCAGGAGTAGGTTTACCTTCATTGATGTTGTCCTTAGTATtggaagactcacctttctcaaatgttgtATAACCCAATCCAGTTGTGTTACCATTTATTCTCTGAGATTAGATCTactcatcaagcatggtagaaattttgttaaactttacaAGCTATTCATTAGCAACAATAAGTtcttttgtaagatcttcattctacttcataagagtctctctaagagatattgccatatcaagatctgcctttatttcttctttttcttctttttcctcatgccaatgTGCATACAAGCTATCGCTTTCCTGAtttaacttaaagatctcatgctctttctctttgatcttgtcttttgCAATCCTTCTTGcctcaagttcttgactcattcggattgtaagggcttcaagctctcttCTTAATTTAACTTTCTCAtgattcaatttctccacttcatcaaccaatgcatctatgttttctttACCAGAAGAGTTTCTTTAAAAAACCTCCAATAATTGTTTAGTTAGTTCTTTTCTCCTAGCTtgtgaagctttatacttgcctctGAATGCTTCTAGGGCTTCCTTAGTTTCTGCAAGTCTtttagccatctctctatagctcaatCCTTCCCTCATGTTTTCCTTAGGGATCCCTTCCAAGAGATTAAGCCTCAAGGAAGTTATGCTCGGATACCAATTGacaaacttataaggcactaaggggggggttgaatcagtgcaagcaaaactAATATGAATATGATTACCACCTTCAACAACTTAAAACATaataaacataaaaatattatCACCACATTATTTAatgcccaataaaaaaaattccacataacacaagagactTATACGTctaaaacccaaaagggaaaaaccacgatgggatttggtacccacaagattcccTATTTGTAGAACATTTACaactatgccttgttaggagcagacccagttaagagtcacccggttaagggatttcaatgatAAGCCTTATTAGGAGCTATGAACTGTTAGGATAAAATGACATAAGAAATCAAAACGTGTACcggtttaccgatttaagtgattttatcactaccagttaagtgttcTTCCAATTTGTCTgctttgtacatcaaatctcgctcATCCAATTGAATCTACCAATTTCATTGTGAACATAGCTTCAAATACTTGTCTCCAATACTTCTTTGAAACTGCATCATCCAAATCTTCAATAATCGTCTGTACGGGTTTCTTGAGTGCAACTTTGTTCActatttaccagttgaagtcctaattacagGTTCTCTATCAAACTGTCTTTTGTACTGGTTAAACCTTAccagttggcttccaagacttagatgactctAAAAACATTGTTGtaatcaatgacaacccaaaaactTAGtcatcaatctcttcatcacattcaccaatcaactATTTACTGGTTACATATCAACAACAATATTTATCatttcagtcaaatgccaacaatgcTAAAGATGGAGTAGCCTCTCGATTGATTGGGACTATCATCTTAGGTCTTGGTAAAAGATTGTTACAATATATGTACGGATTTGGATAGTCTTTTACTATCACTTTGGTTTCTTTGTGTGAGAATTTGCTGCATTGGTTATAAGTAAAAGGAActtctctcatttcatgtatccagggtcgtcccaAAAGTATATTATATTTGAGATCAAGAccaaggacttggaaaaccacatcctttgtgtagtcacataaatctgtccacttaattaaatgaatatttaatatttatttgattatttaaccatcaattaataattaattaaattaatatatttaattaattcatcttaaccctattctcctattaattaaataaattattcaatttatttgatttaattcacttaaccaaattcagaccattaattaaataaataaatcatatttatttaattaaatcttctctcacatttaaataaattaatatttatttaaaacccccaaaatcccacctctcacatttaaataaataaatcatttatttaaatcacctttatcctccacccacttgcattttcctacaaatgcaagttgcacaattattttaaataaataatttatttaaatcacctttatcctccacccacttgtattttcctacaaaaacaagttgcacaactattttaaataaattatttatttaaaatcctatttatcctcacccacttgaaacctttaatggtttcccttaaagtagtcaaacttgatggctttaaagtcttcaaacttgatggcttccttctatagtcttcttaagactttaatggttttccttaaagtcttcaagcctttaatggtttccctcaaagtcttcaagcattttaaatgctttatcttcatttttctcatttaaataaattaatatttatttgaatatttatccaaatgcaaattacaccatttaattgaaataaatgattttattttaattgaaaataccaaaatttctcccacttgcattttcctacaaaatccacttgtatgcctaaaccccttctagattcttctaaacccttcctaattagcctaaattcatcccttaaatattgtcacattcctaagcaaattggagtcacttctcaaagactccaaagtctttgaaaagcaattaatgctttgtgtgttcaacaaattaaccctcaaagtcttggataacctttgaaagctttcaaccttcaaccacttaatccccaaaagtctccaataaccattaatggttacctcaaaccctcccacatggttaaaacatttgttttgactcaacctctacccaacccaaaggtctcatcaggccattaatgctttgaccatgattatctcttaaacatttgcacaaaggtttatccttggattaactcctaatctagtgggtaatcctaatttagacttgacccttaccttctagataaccatgaggtcttctcaggcctttaatgcctccaacctcttctctcaacccaatcctatgttgacacttgtcaccattttattggtgccaattgtgcacatggatccccaactttcaaacttggcccttgattaaaccattcaatcttaacccttcatttccccatttcttctataaatagaacccttctcctcaagcaaaaggagaagcattttagagtattgttgttatactggcattagcatagagctttttcatagcatcactatctactctagcatagtatttagcttttcatttcatatttgaagcttagtattaaatctcaatcctccataagcatccatagtgcaaaaagctgctgagagctacactcatttgggacttggagaggagaggaacaagggaggagcaactatgagcatcttgattagctatttcattttatgtttatatgctttctatttcatgcttaatatctctcttgatatgcctgtttaggataatcttttgttgctaacactaacgtttgtttcttgtgctcttgtgtgtgttgccatcaaacagattttctaatcctttttgcagagcatcatttggtgaacccgacgtgaatcgaacacgcaactttctgattgatttttttgaaattaacatttttcttgttgaaattgccacacaggtcgcgcttcggcgctattgaacgcgttttagcgctattgaaaaatttcttttagcgctattgaccataaagtagcgctattgaaaatgtttcagcgctattggaaacattctagcgctattgtcacagtttcagcgctattgacacacttctagcgcttttgtcttctcggatttttctcttctttcagcgctaccgtttaaattagcgcttctgctcatgcATACTAGCGCTATTGCATGAATCAGtgcttctgcaaaaacacagactagcgctattgcatgaatcagcgcttctgcaaaaacacagactagcgctattgcatgaATCAGCGCTTTTgcaaaaacacagactagcgctattgcaacagaacgttataaaaaaaggccttgtaaccaatataaaaaaaaatttaggcttgtgggaggtagaatatatatggaatataacatttaagtgacatttcctcttatcttttctctttcttatactttaagttatattccatatatactttcaggatgtttgagaggggtttcagacctctaggagttgaaatgcaaaatctagtttttggaagatcctccaaatttcagacttagtcaaatttcagggcatttcaggatcaggatttgtaaaatttgtaaccgaaaaatcaaaaattaggcttgtggaagcccccctttgagcattaattttcttaactggttcttttctttgtgcaggttaaacaacacaacaaaaatcacaaaagttTTATTTtaaagtgcttaaaaagaacttaaaaacacaaaaagagtttttcattgttttctagttagggatacattttgttttggtgcttaaaatcaacaaaacaaactttctttcttgcatcaattgggacttaaaaatcacaatccacacttcaatttttggtgcagtaaaaagaacaatccacttgtctttatttttggcaaaaacaaacattttccttcaaagcaaaacgtgtttttcattaagttgaccaggatttctcaattctagattacaaaacacattgctttttgaagttaaaaagaacaccatgactgttggagcaacatctccaaatagttagatcatattgccatgatggattaaaaagaacaagtgaatttcgtgtttggcacgcttgtgcacaaaagtcagtcgagtggtcctacttctaacacacactatcctctcccttggctctcgtggtcctaggtgcaagagaaaagtgttagtaacgctcaaattttttctttttaagagaggcctgccaagggatcgatactcttgggaatgacctcgagcggtaaatccttcgagccgctatagaaatcaggtgagagcgaaagctgtagccttgggtatagctgttcctacagtgtaactggccgaaaggacaaatgggccccaccaccagttacaaggctcttaagtgagtcactgcagaatgaacttatgtccaaagccatcgaacatgactaaacacctttaagtagtagcccacctgttctattgattgaggatatttgaggtataatttagtgcaagagcatagaaggttttgctcccaagatactcaccatacatatttccttgagtagaaacatagctttttgaaaagtcacttgtggcttgataaaagtggtgactcccccatcatagggatcatctatttgttatgctcgtgcaagacttagtatatcacatccttacctgccacggcgggattcataaggtatgtagtaccaaagtcgaagaaatatcaagatgtgggctaaatttatcacaactggccatttgaccatagggataaagagtgtttgaagtgtgttcgttttacagacctagagcaaattgagccgactttaggctttggaaatacaccttaaaatacatctaaaggaagggtcaaaaacaagtccaagaattgggttgatctagacccatactcatttgtgcctttgaggctacaatcttgtgtttgtgtgcttgctttgttttcttgtcaaagaaaaatcagaaaatcaatcccaaaaacaaagtattcatccaacatctgtcaacacaaccaaaaataccaaaaacaaagtgcaaacaaacaaagagtcaaaaatttatgaccattcttcacatcttgcgaaagaagaagtgtcatcagagtatcaccttgaaaaggagaccactaagctcaaaggctttaatcaaaaggaggaaattcttctatatcaatcgacaaatctttgtctcccatagagtctttctacatcgcatgcgtctataccttcaaggtaaaacaaacgagtttgattcagaatcattgaaccacagagcatttatgcaatatagagctctgagttatcacaaaaatcaaggaggaaagattaatcccaatttcttcccaaacatctgtatcacctacaacacagctcgagaagtgccaccaacgtctgaaagggaagaagaagagtttgtcccatttgtgacacaaagtttttattgaaagttgaaaacattttcatccatcatcccactcatacatcatcacttcatcatcaatccatcccaactctcaaaacattaagaggttcttgtcccaagattcctttttagatattgcttgaaatcaaacacatcacatcacttttagattgtttctacatctaggataagctcatcctaagagacacatctacgcaggttaaaactagttcatgagtgaatcctctcattgctaggtagtcaaaatctgtaacacatctcagatttctctacaccttatcacatccaaactcatcaaaacaaacaagcaattcaaagaaagaattctggttacatttacctttagagtgctagagatctacaatccactaatcatccatctttcatcgaacaactcatcatcatcttcaatcaacttcaacacaaacttgcaaacaaaatggctcaaacccgatcgcgatcaaggcaacgagaaatagaaattgaggaagaagaggacaacctcaatgaatttcaagaagcacttggaggaaatgtaaatgatgaaaacccaagtagtcccactccttcaacaatcgaaagggttcagcataaccctcattttaatagattatttgatgaaattctcaggagcaatgcggatgctcacttcttaagacttgctcaagaaggagccaaactcccctcagactttgatcttgcccaattaagacaagcatcagaaagacaaagtcaccatgaggaggaaaggcgtagagatcctatcagatataacatccctcgaggtaacccaccacctcctcctccaaatgaaatggagatgttgcggcaacaagtcgagaatctcgcccaacaacttcatagtggtgttaagaccaatcaattctcacttaacgacatctgtccctatccgtttgataggaatctttatatgccaccctttccacgcgggttcgaaacaccaaaattcgaaaaatatagaggaaagggagatccccgcgatcatgtccgagaatttcattccgcttgtctcgaagtcgcttatgaggacacatacctaatgcgcctttttccccaaagcttgggaggaacaaccacatcatggttttcccgactaccaggtggcataagaacatttgaggaactcatccagaagttcctatctcattactcttataatattgaacgcgacatcaccatggctgatctatgcaacaccaaacaaaaaccaggtgaattattctcagtattcctgcaacgatggcgccaaatgtctagcagacgttctcttcagttacctgaacgagaactagtggaaattttcattttcaacttaaatgaagaaatggaatttcacctggatgtcaaagacacagactcttttaacgatatgatcaccaagggtataaaatgtgaaagggcactcatcaaaaaaggactcatcaaaatctttaatgaacccaaagatggtcctcgcccgcgcttcaatagcgataaaccgaacttctggaacaagaataagaatatcgttaacgatggagttgtggatgctcggactgtccaaaatgcacaacctgtggttcggtttgcaggacaaaatcctccacctcaaaataacacaaatggtcctcctaatcaaggtcgcatcacatctcaggatgaaccaagacctcgtccacaaaaacaaaaacgcacatacactcccttaggggaacccattgaaacagtgttgcgacaactcctctctcaaaatttggtcactctacctaagctatcaaactatgagcctcaagtcaaaccagcatggtggaaagatactgaacactgtgagttccatcaaggaagaggacacaagacaagtaattgtcaccgattgaaagatctcattcaagatcttattgatcgaggagaaattgagattgaaggacatgatccaaaaatgacaaataatgatcacctgatgttcaagaatccacttccatcacaagatcaaaggggtccttccacttccagacgaggtcctgataccactgattatacgcaggctgcgtataattacactgtcaatcacctgtatgatgccagtgaacaaattgcaactatcaccttcaaaaatcccacctcaaattgcaatgttgt contains:
- the LOC131036489 gene encoding uncharacterized protein LOC131036489; amino-acid sequence: METRAGKEKAAKKEKSGAVKKEKQGSTRKEKPTELKKEKPSKIQFWRKGNIVNPPAAYHAISSTKEEDKGVAEGGRDNKKFDAEEKIKSFEDAAYASVEKEYMKKRSEKLMSEIDKGKVALIVNKDYLKEALEIRGQKDKVTARITNLSDTQGGNIPERLQGN